One genomic window of Gammaproteobacteria bacterium includes the following:
- a CDS encoding dehydrogenase gives MIIRARAPLRLGLAGGGTDVSPYCDEHGGYVLNATIDRYAYAVITPLTEPVIKFISTDQQEETVRLLTAPLEINGKMNLHQAVYNEIITTYNNGKTIPLELSTFCDAPAGSGLGSSSTLVVVMIRAFAELLNLPLDDYTIARMAYKIEREDCGLNGGHQDQYSATFGGFNFMEFYTKGRTIVNPLRIKHWIICELEASLLLFYTGVSRESAKIITEQSSNVSTGDQKAIDAMHGIKQEALLMKECLLRGDFNGMVESMQQGWENKKRSARSVSNSHIDEIYETAIASGALAGKVSGAGGGGFMMFFTPPDKRMDVIRSLNAFDGQVSNCHFTKHGTQAWKV, from the coding sequence ATGATCATCCGAGCACGGGCACCGTTGCGTTTAGGTCTAGCAGGAGGGGGAACTGATGTTTCTCCCTATTGCGATGAACATGGCGGGTATGTTCTCAATGCAACCATAGATCGCTACGCCTATGCGGTAATCACCCCTCTAACTGAACCCGTTATAAAATTCATCTCTACGGATCAACAAGAGGAAACCGTGCGGCTGCTCACCGCCCCTTTAGAAATTAATGGTAAAATGAACCTTCACCAAGCCGTGTATAACGAAATCATCACTACCTACAACAACGGAAAAACCATTCCTTTAGAATTAAGTACATTTTGTGACGCGCCTGCTGGCTCAGGGCTTGGTTCATCTTCTACTCTAGTCGTAGTTATGATTCGAGCCTTTGCCGAACTGCTGAACCTTCCTCTTGATGACTACACAATCGCTCGTATGGCCTACAAAATAGAGCGGGAAGATTGCGGCTTAAACGGCGGCCACCAAGATCAATACTCTGCCACTTTTGGCGGCTTTAATTTTATGGAGTTTTACACAAAAGGAAGAACCATCGTTAATCCCCTCCGAATCAAACACTGGATTATTTGCGAACTAGAAGCATCACTGTTGCTCTTTTACACCGGAGTATCCAGAGAATCAGCAAAAATCATTACCGAACAAAGCAGCAATGTCAGTACAGGCGACCAAAAAGCCATTGATGCCATGCACGGCATAAAACAAGAAGCACTTCTCATGAAAGAGTGCCTACTCAGAGGAGATTTCAATGGCATGGTTGAATCAATGCAACAAGGATGGGAAAATAAAAAACGTTCAGCCAGAAGCGTCTCTAATTCACACATTGATGAAATATACGAAACGGCCATTGCATCTGGGGCATTAGCAGGCAAAGTCTCCGGAGCCGGTGGTGGCGGATTTATGATGTTTTTTACCCCACCAGACAAACGCATGGATGTTATTCGCTCCCTCAACGCCTTTGATGGGCAAGTTAGTAATTGCCACTTCACAAAACACGGCACACAAGCATGGAAAGTCTAA
- a CDS encoding GDP-mannose 4,6-dehydratase, whose amino-acid sequence MTQKRVLITGITGMVGSHLADYLLEKTDWEIYGLCRWRSPLDNIANLLPKINRGERVHLLYGDLRDYHSIHEAVKQSKPDYVFHLAAQSYPKTSFDSPLDTLETNIQGTANVLEALRKNDVDAITHVCASSEVFGRVPKEKLPIDEECTFHPASPYAISKVGTDLIGRYYAEAYNMTVMTTRMFTHTGPRRGDVFAESTFAKQIAMIEAGLIPPIVKTGNLDSLRTFADVRDAVKAYHMLVTINPIAGAYYNIGGNYTCSIADMLNSLIALSTVKNIQVETDPERLRPIDADLQVPNTDKFKAVTGWEPEIPFETTMKDLLEYWREQVKSGRDFLTR is encoded by the coding sequence ATGACTCAAAAACGGGTACTTATCACCGGCATCACCGGCATGGTTGGCTCTCACTTAGCCGACTACTTACTGGAAAAAACAGATTGGGAAATATACGGTTTATGTCGCTGGAGAAGCCCTCTGGATAATATCGCCAACTTACTGCCAAAAATAAACAGAGGTGAGCGCGTTCATCTACTCTATGGAGACCTAAGGGATTACCATTCAATTCATGAAGCTGTTAAACAGTCCAAACCCGACTATGTCTTTCATTTAGCAGCACAAAGCTACCCAAAAACCAGCTTTGACTCTCCTCTGGATACACTGGAAACCAATATACAAGGCACAGCCAACGTATTGGAAGCCCTGAGAAAAAATGACGTCGATGCCATAACTCACGTCTGTGCATCATCCGAAGTCTTTGGCCGCGTTCCAAAAGAAAAGCTCCCCATTGATGAAGAATGCACCTTTCACCCTGCGTCTCCTTACGCCATTTCCAAGGTTGGAACCGACTTAATTGGCCGTTATTACGCTGAAGCCTACAATATGACGGTTATGACGACCCGAATGTTTACCCATACCGGTCCACGCCGTGGGGATGTGTTTGCTGAATCCACCTTTGCCAAACAAATTGCCATGATTGAAGCAGGCCTAATCCCCCCTATTGTTAAAACAGGTAACCTAGATTCTTTAAGAACCTTTGCCGACGTACGTGATGCTGTGAAGGCCTATCACATGTTGGTGACCATTAACCCCATCGCAGGAGCCTATTATAATATTGGCGGCAACTACACCTGCTCCATCGCCGACATGCTAAACAGCCTTATCGCCCTCTCGACCGTAAAAAATATTCAAGTCGAAACAGACCCAGAGCGCCTACGTCCAATTGATGCTGACTTACAAGTTCCCAATACGGATAAATTTAAAGCGGTGACCGGCTGGGAGCCTGAAATTCCTTTTGAAACCACCATGAAAGACCTCCTTGAATATTGGAGAGAGCAAGTGAAATCAGGCCGAGACTTTTTAACTCGGTAA
- a CDS encoding D-sedoheptulose 7-phosphate isomerase produces MQRDIIEQITETQSVISKILSDTALISSLETVVHVCVECLNNGGKIMLAGNGGSAADAQHIAGELVSRFAFDRPGLPAIALTTDSSILTAIGNDYGYEKLFSRQIQAHSRSGDVFIGYSTSGQSANILHAFAETKKYGVISVGLTGNKQGKMEILCDHILAVPSAQTPNIQEGHLVLGHILCGLIEKSIFKDQA; encoded by the coding sequence ATGCAACGTGACATCATTGAGCAAATAACCGAAACGCAGAGCGTCATATCCAAAATTCTCAGCGATACTGCCCTGATTTCGAGCCTCGAAACTGTAGTGCATGTATGTGTTGAATGTCTAAACAATGGTGGCAAAATCATGCTCGCTGGCAACGGAGGCAGTGCTGCCGACGCTCAACACATTGCCGGTGAACTTGTCAGCCGTTTTGCTTTTGACCGCCCAGGTCTACCAGCCATAGCATTAACCACTGACTCATCTATCCTTACCGCCATAGGCAATGACTATGGTTATGAAAAACTCTTTTCTCGACAAATACAAGCTCACTCCCGCTCAGGAGATGTGTTCATCGGCTATTCAACCTCAGGCCAATCTGCCAATATTCTGCATGCCTTTGCAGAAACAAAAAAATACGGCGTAATATCTGTTGGATTAACCGGTAACAAACAAGGAAAAATGGAAATACTCTGCGATCATATTTTAGCTGTCCCTTCAGCACAAACCCCCAACATTCAAGAAGGCCATCTAGTTTTAGGACATATCTTGTGTGGCTTAATAGAAAAAAGTATTTTTAAGGATCAAGCCTAA
- a CDS encoding nucleotidyltransferase family protein codes for MEAIVLAGGFGTRLKQVVQDVPKPMAPINGHPFLEVLLTTLASKGFKRVVLSLGHMADKISHHFGNHFADLELIYEIETTPLETGGAIRSALSHCKNDHAFIFNGDTYLDLEAVEIESLWKKSQQPIIVACEVADRSRYGGLKIKNNHVIGFLEKGQSGKGLINAGCYLLPTHILDHFPLGQKFSLENEFLTPAVLDQPFQVFITQGQFIDIGIPEDYSRAQTLLAKVLE; via the coding sequence ATGGAAGCCATTGTTTTAGCCGGTGGATTCGGTACACGCCTAAAACAAGTCGTTCAAGATGTGCCAAAGCCTATGGCTCCTATAAACGGCCATCCTTTTTTGGAAGTTTTACTTACGACCCTTGCATCAAAGGGATTTAAAAGAGTTGTCTTGTCCTTGGGTCATATGGCAGATAAAATCAGCCATCATTTCGGTAATCACTTTGCCGACCTAGAGCTTATTTATGAAATTGAAACCACGCCCTTAGAAACAGGCGGTGCTATACGATCTGCCCTGTCACATTGTAAAAATGACCATGCTTTTATTTTTAACGGCGACACCTACTTAGACTTAGAAGCCGTAGAGATTGAGTCTCTATGGAAAAAGTCACAACAGCCCATCATTGTGGCTTGCGAAGTAGCAGACAGATCCCGATACGGCGGTCTAAAAATAAAAAACAATCATGTCATTGGCTTCTTAGAAAAGGGTCAATCCGGAAAAGGACTCATCAATGCAGGCTGCTACCTGTTACCCACACACATCCTCGACCACTTTCCATTAGGACAAAAATTTTCTCTAGAGAATGAATTTTTGACACCAGCAGTATTAGATCAACCCTTTCAAGTTTTTATAACTCAAGGTCAATTTATTGATATTGGCATACCTGAAGATTACTCAAGGGCTCAAACACTTTTAGCAAAGGTTTTAGAGTGA